Proteins encoded by one window of Elusimicrobiota bacterium:
- a CDS encoding class I SAM-dependent methyltransferase, giving the protein MSKRKKADSKEIGLDLGIILSKYFFKTDHLHYGYWTSDLEVDISNLAKAQENYANFLVSNIPKNVKNVLDVGCGIGKLAYKLTTLGYKVDGVSPSKLLTKYARELLGDKSRIFECKYEYLQTENKYDLIMFSESFQYVDIEKALENNIKLLNEGGYLIISDFFKTDAKGDSPLGGGHHLSKFYETIARYPFKLVKDIDITNETAPNLKLVDDFLTTVGIPVWESVMNYLDIKFPKLSKIVKWKFRKKLDKITRKYFNRTRNAENFKIFKSYRFMLYQK; this is encoded by the coding sequence ATGAGCAAACGTAAAAAAGCTGATTCTAAAGAAATAGGCCTGGATCTGGGCATAATCCTAAGCAAATACTTTTTTAAAACAGACCATCTCCACTACGGCTACTGGACCAGTGACCTGGAAGTGGATATATCCAATTTAGCCAAAGCTCAGGAAAATTATGCAAACTTTCTGGTTTCTAACATTCCTAAAAACGTAAAAAATGTTTTGGACGTCGGCTGCGGAATAGGTAAATTAGCCTACAAACTTACGACATTGGGTTATAAAGTCGATGGTGTTTCTCCAAGCAAGCTTTTAACTAAATATGCCCGCGAGTTATTAGGTGATAAAAGCCGAATTTTTGAATGCAAGTATGAATATTTACAAACAGAAAACAAATATGACCTTATAATGTTCAGCGAAAGCTTTCAATATGTTGACATAGAAAAAGCATTGGAAAACAACATCAAATTATTAAATGAAGGCGGATATTTAATAATAAGCGACTTTTTCAAAACGGACGCTAAAGGTGACAGCCCGCTTGGCGGCGGCCACCACTTATCGAAATTCTATGAAACGATAGCAAGATACCCATTTAAATTAGTCAAAGATATCGATATTACCAATGAAACCGCTCCAAATCTTAAACTTGTTGATGATTTTCTTACAACCGTAGGCATTCCTGTCTGGGAATCAGTTATGAATTATCTTGATATCAAATTTCCGAAACTGTCAAAAATCGTTAAATGGAAATTCAGGAAAAAATTAGACAAAATTACACGCAAGTATTTCAACAGAACAAGAAATGCTGAAAATTTCAAGATTTTCAAGTCTTACCGTTTTATGCTTTACCAAAAATAA
- a CDS encoding Rid family detoxifying hydrolase, whose protein sequence is MNKKAIKTNKAPSPAARYSQALKIGNTLYLAGAIPLDPETNKITGEEIVAQTNRVFENIKAVLEADAMSFKNVIKVNAFLSDLKDFPEFNKIYNSIFTFDPPPVRTTIQAKLPLGALVEVEITAWKK, encoded by the coding sequence ATGAACAAAAAAGCTATTAAAACAAATAAAGCACCTAGCCCGGCCGCAAGATATTCCCAGGCGCTAAAAATTGGAAACACGCTTTATCTCGCAGGGGCAATTCCTTTAGACCCGGAAACAAATAAAATAACAGGGGAAGAAATAGTAGCGCAAACAAACAGGGTTTTTGAAAATATCAAAGCGGTTCTTGAAGCGGACGCAATGAGCTTTAAAAACGTAATCAAAGTAAACGCATTTCTATCTGATCTAAAGGATTTTCCGGAATTCAACAAAATATATAATTCGATATTTACATTCGACCCGCCGCCTGTAAGGACAACCATACAGGCTAAATTGCCTTTGGGCGCTCTGGTTGAGGTAGAAATTACAGCCTGGAAAAAGTAG
- a CDS encoding glycogen-binding domain-containing protein, translated as MDKKNLVFILVVNLVVIFFAFSVIYNRYEKYKTLQTLEIVTSKTSEKKLEPVSQTSDTAKENAQETKQEPEQQGKYTEKFIDRKIEKKNQGSGSELRHILFQYKSSKAKSVQIIGDFNNWAPERLSKTKKNTYELSKKLRQGSYAYNYLIDGKVILDPNNRKPPIQNDRGYKSSYLELKPVNK; from the coding sequence ATGGATAAAAAAAATCTGGTTTTCATTTTAGTCGTAAATCTTGTTGTTATATTTTTTGCGTTTTCGGTTATCTATAACCGTTATGAAAAGTATAAAACCCTGCAGACCCTTGAAATCGTTACTTCAAAAACTTCCGAAAAAAAACTTGAGCCTGTTTCGCAAACATCTGATACCGCCAAGGAAAACGCGCAAGAAACAAAACAAGAACCAGAACAGCAGGGGAAATATACCGAAAAATTTATTGATAGAAAAATAGAAAAGAAAAACCAGGGATCCGGCTCTGAACTGAGGCATATATTGTTTCAATATAAATCCTCAAAAGCTAAATCAGTGCAAATCATAGGAGATTTTAATAACTGGGCCCCGGAGCGTTTATCCAAAACCAAAAAGAATACTTACGAGCTTTCGAAGAAATTGAGGCAGGGAAGTTACGCTTACAACTATTTAATAGACGGTAAAGTAATACTTGATCCGAATAACAGAAAACCTCCGATTCAAAACGATAGGGGTTATAAAAGCTCTTATCTTGAACTAAAACCTGTCAATAAATGA
- a CDS encoding transporter — protein sequence MKKSRLIAAVLLILSSSVIEARVNFIEQWKPGIDTNIIGKDSYDISLDMTTSSDERLIDSFSLPAVFTYSPFEKAEFATSLGAASYGSETGVSDLSTGLKYNFMKEDGKQQPSISGEFGFVLPTADYRKNLGLGGIGINFDWIIQKTIRKVKGHLLIGYEIHTENPDDAKPGNEFHWNLGGEYTLSDDIEIYGSLKGINHAPAKINGQTIPASYFNELYLAPGIKYQSNDLFDFYFSPYIGLTDDSYNLIFFAGMGLKI from the coding sequence ATGAAAAAATCCAGGCTTATAGCAGCTGTTTTACTCATTTTATCTTCCTCAGTGATCGAAGCGCGGGTTAACTTTATAGAACAATGGAAACCGGGCATTGATACGAATATTATCGGAAAAGACAGTTATGATATTTCACTAGACATGACTACTTCTTCGGATGAAAGACTAATCGATTCTTTTTCTCTTCCCGCCGTATTTACTTATTCACCATTTGAAAAAGCGGAATTTGCCACCAGTTTAGGAGCCGCTTCTTACGGTTCAGAAACAGGAGTCAGTGATTTAAGCACGGGCTTGAAATACAACTTCATGAAAGAGGATGGGAAGCAACAACCCAGCATTTCCGGAGAATTTGGTTTTGTCCTTCCAACAGCAGACTATAGAAAGAATCTCGGACTTGGCGGCATAGGGATTAATTTTGACTGGATTATTCAAAAAACTATAAGGAAAGTAAAAGGACATTTGTTGATAGGTTATGAAATTCACACAGAAAACCCAGATGACGCAAAACCCGGCAATGAATTCCACTGGAACCTGGGAGGAGAATATACGTTAAGCGATGATATTGAAATCTATGGCTCCCTAAAAGGCATCAATCATGCTCCAGCAAAAATCAACGGCCAAACTATTCCTGCCAGTTATTTCAACGAATTGTATCTGGCCCCCGGCATTAAATACCAAAGCAACGATTTATTCGATTTTTATTTCAGCCCTTATATAGGGCTTACCGATGACTCATATAACCTGATTTTCTTCGCTGGAATGGGGCTAAAAATATGA
- a CDS encoding PhoH family protein codes for MKTFVLDTNVLIHDPKALFSFADNKIVIPMTVVEELDNFKRVSDERGRNARAISRILDGLRKKGKISEGIKLENGGTLKVQIDEDVPLKYNFLSSKADHRILGTATLLQKNGDKVIFVSKDINLRIKAEALGIIAQDYEKEKVKLDELYTGWGEAVITPEDFDLFHKNKYLPGNKVKLKRDIFANELFVLKDSSNLNKTAVVKYAPKNKRFIPLFHENPTPWGMKALNIQQKFALELLLCNEITLVTLIGVAGAGKTLLSLACGLQKVVEEKQFRHLLVARPVVPMGHDIGFLPGTKEEKLTSWMGAIYDNLDFLMDKTSKNNEPLENAVNYLFESGMIEIEALTFIRGRSLPSQFIIIDDAQNLTPHEIKTIISRAGQGTKIVLTGDPLQIDNPYLDAESNGLTNLVEKFKGQEIFGHLNFTHSERSQLAGLAADLL; via the coding sequence ATGAAAACATTCGTGTTAGACACCAACGTACTGATTCACGACCCAAAAGCCCTATTCAGCTTCGCGGACAATAAAATTGTCATACCTATGACAGTAGTGGAAGAACTCGATAACTTTAAAAGGGTCAGCGATGAACGCGGCAGAAACGCCAGGGCTATATCCAGAATCCTTGACGGGCTAAGGAAGAAAGGGAAAATTTCCGAAGGAATAAAACTCGAAAACGGCGGCACCTTAAAGGTACAGATTGACGAAGATGTCCCATTGAAGTATAATTTTTTGAGTTCTAAAGCCGATCATAGAATTTTAGGGACTGCCACATTATTACAAAAAAACGGCGACAAAGTTATTTTTGTTTCAAAGGATATTAATTTACGCATAAAAGCGGAAGCCCTCGGAATAATCGCCCAGGACTATGAAAAGGAAAAAGTAAAACTTGATGAACTCTATACCGGCTGGGGGGAAGCTGTAATCACTCCCGAAGATTTTGATTTATTCCACAAGAACAAATACTTGCCGGGAAATAAAGTTAAATTAAAGAGAGACATTTTTGCAAATGAGTTATTTGTTTTAAAAGACAGTTCCAACCTTAACAAAACTGCTGTTGTGAAGTATGCCCCAAAAAATAAAAGATTTATACCTCTATTTCACGAAAATCCTACTCCCTGGGGCATGAAAGCTTTAAATATCCAGCAAAAATTTGCCCTTGAACTTTTGCTTTGCAACGAAATTACGCTGGTCACATTAATCGGAGTCGCCGGCGCTGGCAAAACATTGCTCTCCCTGGCCTGCGGATTACAAAAAGTCGTAGAAGAAAAACAGTTCAGGCACCTGCTGGTAGCAAGGCCTGTAGTGCCGATGGGGCATGACATTGGCTTCTTACCCGGGACCAAAGAAGAGAAACTGACTTCCTGGATGGGAGCAATTTACGACAATCTGGATTTCCTCATGGATAAAACTTCAAAAAATAACGAGCCTCTGGAAAATGCCGTAAATTATCTTTTTGAATCCGGTATGATTGAAATTGAAGCCCTCACTTTTATACGCGGCAGAAGCCTGCCTTCACAATTTATTATAATCGACGATGCCCAGAACCTAACCCCGCACGAAATTAAAACAATAATTTCCCGCGCAGGACAGGGAACAAAGATTGTTCTTACAGGGGACCCTCTTCAAATCGATAATCCTTATCTTGACGCAGAATCAAACGGGCTTACTAACCTGGTTGAAAAGTTCAAAGGGCAGGAAATCTTCGGGCACCTCAATTTCACACATTCTGAAAGAAGCCAGCTCGCCGGCCTTGCAGCTGATTTATTGTAA
- a CDS encoding PHP domain-containing protein, whose amino-acid sequence MNDLFIDLHVHTNFSDGNFTPQEAVKHAQKIGLGAIAITDHDITDGITPAVIEGARRGVEVIPGIELSVDLKDSSVGEMHILGYYIDWQNPAFQEKLKIFRKTRKERAETILAKLSQLNINLNRDKIFDKSNEDKAIGRLHIANRMIEEGYVKNTKEAFLQYLAFNRPAYVSKHHMEPQEAIELIKKVKGIPVLAHPNYGNLTDKQFIKDLISYGLCGIEAWHSKHSPSVQQKFMDLAVEFNLLITGGSDCHGPTLTNLPIMGKQNIPYDALVYLKKTKFKIDNGSV is encoded by the coding sequence ATGAATGACCTGTTTATCGATCTTCATGTCCACACCAACTTTTCTGACGGCAATTTCACTCCGCAGGAAGCTGTAAAACATGCCCAGAAAATAGGGCTTGGCGCCATTGCTATAACTGATCATGACATTACGGATGGAATTACACCGGCTGTAATTGAAGGCGCAAGAAGAGGGGTTGAAGTAATACCCGGGATCGAATTGTCAGTTGATTTAAAAGATTCGTCCGTGGGTGAAATGCATATTCTTGGATACTACATTGACTGGCAAAACCCGGCTTTTCAGGAAAAATTAAAAATATTCAGAAAAACAAGAAAGGAAAGAGCAGAAACAATCCTTGCAAAACTTTCGCAGTTAAATATCAACTTGAACCGGGATAAAATATTTGACAAGTCAAATGAAGATAAAGCTATCGGCAGGCTTCATATTGCAAATCGAATGATAGAAGAAGGCTATGTAAAAAATACAAAAGAGGCATTTCTGCAATATCTGGCTTTTAACAGGCCTGCTTACGTATCCAAGCACCACATGGAACCGCAGGAAGCTATTGAATTGATAAAAAAAGTCAAAGGCATACCCGTGCTGGCTCATCCAAACTACGGAAATTTAACGGATAAACAATTCATTAAAGACCTTATCAGTTACGGGCTCTGCGGAATCGAGGCCTGGCATTCAAAACATTCTCCTTCAGTACAGCAAAAATTTATGGACCTGGCAGTAGAATTTAATCTGCTTATAACAGGCGGCAGCGACTGCCACGGCCCCACCTTAACAAACCTGCCGATAATGGGGAAACAGAACATCCCTTACGATGCTCTCGTTTACCTTAAAAAAACAAAATTTAAAATTGACAATGGTTCTGTTTAA
- a CDS encoding biotin--[acetyl-CoA-carboxylase] ligase yields MKIIYFDEVNSTMDMAKKFERAGHPEWTIVTAKKQTKGRGRFGRRWVSPIGGLYFSVILKPRFVPNDTAKLTLIGAMSVTKVLNKLYGLPAKIKWPNDILVKNKKISGVLVESEMSQNKIKWAVLGIGINVNTDIKNLKNSKLACTSVKHEFKKEVSEKKLLKEILSEIKKNYLLINPAC; encoded by the coding sequence ATGAAGATTATTTATTTTGATGAAGTTAATTCTACCATGGATATGGCAAAAAAGTTTGAGCGGGCGGGCCATCCGGAATGGACTATTGTAACTGCAAAAAAACAAACAAAAGGCAGGGGCCGATTTGGCAGGAGGTGGGTTTCTCCTATAGGCGGGCTTTATTTTTCTGTAATTTTGAAACCACGATTTGTTCCAAACGATACAGCGAAATTAACTCTTATCGGCGCTATGAGTGTAACAAAAGTATTAAATAAACTTTACGGCCTGCCAGCTAAAATTAAATGGCCCAATGATATTCTGGTAAAAAATAAGAAAATATCCGGTGTATTAGTTGAATCTGAAATGAGCCAAAATAAAATAAAATGGGCTGTGCTCGGGATAGGGATTAACGTGAATACTGATATTAAAAATCTGAAGAATTCGAAACTTGCCTGCACGTCCGTAAAACATGAATTTAAAAAAGAAGTCAGCGAAAAAAAACTGCTTAAAGAAATTTTGTCAGAGATCAAGAAAAACTACCTTCTGATCAATCCAGCCTGTTAA
- a CDS encoding peptide chain release factor-like protein codes for MNNYGVNPNKEDFLAKKMQELGIFEKDIIEKFITSGGKGGQHLNKTATCVYLHHIPTGIEVKCQQERSQALNRFLARRILVNKIEQLVLGRRSDERQKIEKIRRQKRKRSKRAKEKMLQDKKFHSEKKKMRSYRDLTHLD; via the coding sequence ATGAACAATTACGGAGTAAACCCAAATAAAGAAGACTTCCTTGCCAAAAAAATGCAGGAATTAGGCATTTTTGAAAAAGACATCATAGAAAAATTTATTACCTCCGGAGGCAAAGGGGGCCAGCACTTAAACAAAACAGCTACCTGCGTTTATTTGCACCACATACCTACAGGTATTGAGGTAAAATGCCAGCAGGAAAGGTCCCAGGCGCTTAACCGGTTTCTTGCCAGGCGGATATTAGTAAATAAAATTGAGCAGCTTGTTTTAGGCCGCAGGAGCGATGAACGGCAAAAAATTGAAAAAATCCGCAGGCAAAAACGTAAACGATCAAAAAGAGCAAAAGAAAAAATGCTACAGGACAAAAAATTTCATTCCGAAAAGAAAAAAATGCGCTCTTATCGTGATTTGACACATTTAGATTAA
- a CDS encoding GDP-mannose 4,6-dehydratase, whose protein sequence is MKVLITGLTGFAGSHLAEYLLGLGNVEVHGVERWRSKIDNIKHFTNKINLIECDIRDMVSVEKAIKKIKPDKIFHLAAQSFVPTSWNAPQETLTTNIIGQLNIFEAVRNTGIDPVIQLACSSEEYGMVLENEVPIKETNPLRPLSPYAVSKVGQDYLGYQYHQSYGIKAIRTRAFNHTGPRRGEVFVTSNFAKQIAEIEKNKKEPVIYVGNLDAKRDFTDVRDMVKAYWIATEKCTPGEVYNICSGKTWAIQEVLDMLLSFSKAKVTVKQEPARMRPSDVLILLGDNTKFCKQTGWKPEIPFEKTMRDLLDYWRERV, encoded by the coding sequence ATGAAAGTTTTAATTACAGGGCTCACGGGTTTTGCAGGCAGCCATTTAGCGGAGTATTTATTAGGTTTAGGAAATGTTGAGGTCCATGGTGTTGAACGCTGGCGCAGCAAAATAGACAATATAAAACATTTTACAAATAAAATAAATTTGATTGAATGTGATATCCGCGACATGGTTTCCGTAGAAAAAGCCATTAAAAAAATAAAACCGGATAAAATATTTCACCTTGCCGCCCAATCTTTTGTTCCGACATCCTGGAACGCTCCTCAGGAAACCCTCACAACCAACATTATCGGCCAGCTAAACATATTTGAAGCCGTAAGAAACACAGGCATTGACCCAGTAATTCAACTTGCCTGTTCAAGCGAAGAATACGGAATGGTTCTTGAAAACGAAGTTCCTATCAAAGAAACAAACCCCTTAAGGCCTCTTTCTCCCTATGCTGTGAGTAAAGTAGGTCAGGATTATTTAGGCTATCAATACCATCAAAGCTATGGAATAAAAGCAATACGTACCCGGGCATTTAACCATACCGGGCCCAGGCGCGGGGAAGTCTTCGTAACATCAAACTTTGCAAAACAAATTGCGGAAATAGAAAAAAACAAAAAGGAACCGGTCATCTACGTCGGAAACCTCGATGCAAAACGCGACTTTACCGATGTACGTGATATGGTGAAAGCTTATTGGATAGCCACTGAAAAATGCACTCCGGGCGAGGTGTACAATATTTGCAGCGGAAAAACCTGGGCGATACAGGAAGTACTTGATATGCTGCTTTCATTTTCCAAAGCTAAAGTGACAGTCAAACAGGAACCGGCCAGGATGAGGCCTTCAGATGTACTTATTCTTCTCGGCGATAATACAAAATTCTGCAAACAAACCGGATGGAAACCTGAAATTCCTTTTGAAAAAACAATGAGAGATCTGTTGGATTATTGGAGAGAAAGAGTATGA